One Archocentrus centrarchus isolate MPI-CPG fArcCen1 chromosome 10, fArcCen1, whole genome shotgun sequence genomic region harbors:
- the ctbp1l gene encoding C-terminal-binding protein 1 isoform X1, translated as MAQMDKHKQIKRQRLDRICEGIRPPILNGPMHPRPLVALLDGRDCTVEMPILKDVATVAFCDAQSTQEIHEKVLNEAVAALLYHTITLSRDDLEKFKGLRVIVRIGSGFDNVDVKAAAELGIAVCNVPAASVEETADTSLCLILNLYRRVTWMHQALREGTRASSVEQIREVAGGAARIRGETLGIIGLGRVGQAVALRAKAFGFGVIFYDPYLPDGVERSLGLQRMATLQDLLIHSDCVSLHCSLNEHNHHLINDFTIKQMRQGAFLVNTSRGGLVDEKALAQALKEGRIRGAALDVHETEPFSFSTGPLKDAPNLICTPHTSWYSEQASVEAREEAAREVRRAITGRIPDSLKNCVNKEYLMAASQWPGMEAATVHPELNGATYRFPPGLINVAAAGGLPGAAAGVESLVPGTLAHGIAPVSHPPHAPSPGQPTKAEADRDIPSDQ; from the exons GTATCCGACCCCCAATCCTGAATGGGCCGATGCACCCTCGGCCTCTGGTGGCCCTGCTGGATGGACGCGATTGCACTGTGGAGATGCCCATCCTCAAAGATGTGGCCACTGTGGCTTTCTGCGATGCCCAGTCCACACAAGAGATTCACGAGAAG GTGCTAAATGAGGCAGTGGCTGCTCTGTTGTACCACACTATCACTCTATCCAGAGATGACTTGGAAAAGTTTAAAGGCCTACGAGTAATTGTCAGGATCGGCTCCGGCTTCGACAACGTTGATGTCAAAGCAGCCGCAGAGCTGG GCATCGCTGTGTGTAACGTGCCAGCGGCTTCAGTGGAGGAGACAGCCGATACTTCGCTATGTCTGATTCTCAACCTGTACAGGCGAGTCACCTGGATGCATCAAGCCTTAAGGGAAGGAACCCGTGCTTCTAGTGTGGAGCAGATCAGGGAGGTGGCCGGTGGTGCCGCTCGTATCCGGGGCGAGACGCTGGGCATTATCGGTCTAG GGCGTGTTGGCCAAGCGGTGGCTCTGCGGGCAAAGGCCTTTGGTTTTGGTGTGATCTTTTACGACCCTTACCTGCCCGATGGTGTGGAGCGCTCCCTCGGCCTGCAGAGAATGGCCACTCTGCAGGACTTACTCATCCACTCTGACTGTGTGTCCCTGCACTGCAGCCTCAACGAGCACAACCACCATCTCATTAATGATTTCACCATCAAACAG ATGCGTCAAGGAGCCTTCCTGGTGAACACATCTAGAGGAGGTCTGGTGGATGAGAAAGCACTGGCTCAGGCCCTAAAGGAAGGTCGGATACGAGGCGCCGCCCTGGACGTCCATGAGACAGAACCCTTCAG TTTTTCAACAGGCCCTCTGAAGGACGCACCCAACCTGATCTGTACCCCGCACACATCTTGGTACAGTGAGCAGGCCTCTGTCGAGGCTCGTGAAGAAGCAGCCAGAGAAGTGCGCCGGGCCATCACTG GGCGTATCCCCGACAGTCTGAAGAACTGTGTTAATAAGGAGTATCTAATGGCAGCCTCTCAGTGGCCTGGTATGGAGGCAGCTACTGTTCACCCAGAACTTAATGGAGCCACCTACAG ATTTCCTCCAGGGCTGATCAACGTTGCAGCAGCAGGTGGCCTCCCAGGAGCTGCCGCAGGTGTTGAAAGCTTGGTTCCAGGAACCCTGGCACACGGCATCGCCCCTGTGTCCCACCCCCCTCACGCCCCATCCCCAGGGCAGCCTACTAAGGCCGAAGCCGACAGAGACATCCCTTCCGACCAATag
- the ctbp1l gene encoding C-terminal-binding protein 1 isoform X2: MQGIRPPILNGPMHPRPLVALLDGRDCTVEMPILKDVATVAFCDAQSTQEIHEKVLNEAVAALLYHTITLSRDDLEKFKGLRVIVRIGSGFDNVDVKAAAELGIAVCNVPAASVEETADTSLCLILNLYRRVTWMHQALREGTRASSVEQIREVAGGAARIRGETLGIIGLGRVGQAVALRAKAFGFGVIFYDPYLPDGVERSLGLQRMATLQDLLIHSDCVSLHCSLNEHNHHLINDFTIKQMRQGAFLVNTSRGGLVDEKALAQALKEGRIRGAALDVHETEPFSFSTGPLKDAPNLICTPHTSWYSEQASVEAREEAAREVRRAITGRIPDSLKNCVNKEYLMAASQWPGMEAATVHPELNGATYRFPPGLINVAAAGGLPGAAAGVESLVPGTLAHGIAPVSHPPHAPSPGQPTKAEADRDIPSDQ; the protein is encoded by the exons GTATCCGACCCCCAATCCTGAATGGGCCGATGCACCCTCGGCCTCTGGTGGCCCTGCTGGATGGACGCGATTGCACTGTGGAGATGCCCATCCTCAAAGATGTGGCCACTGTGGCTTTCTGCGATGCCCAGTCCACACAAGAGATTCACGAGAAG GTGCTAAATGAGGCAGTGGCTGCTCTGTTGTACCACACTATCACTCTATCCAGAGATGACTTGGAAAAGTTTAAAGGCCTACGAGTAATTGTCAGGATCGGCTCCGGCTTCGACAACGTTGATGTCAAAGCAGCCGCAGAGCTGG GCATCGCTGTGTGTAACGTGCCAGCGGCTTCAGTGGAGGAGACAGCCGATACTTCGCTATGTCTGATTCTCAACCTGTACAGGCGAGTCACCTGGATGCATCAAGCCTTAAGGGAAGGAACCCGTGCTTCTAGTGTGGAGCAGATCAGGGAGGTGGCCGGTGGTGCCGCTCGTATCCGGGGCGAGACGCTGGGCATTATCGGTCTAG GGCGTGTTGGCCAAGCGGTGGCTCTGCGGGCAAAGGCCTTTGGTTTTGGTGTGATCTTTTACGACCCTTACCTGCCCGATGGTGTGGAGCGCTCCCTCGGCCTGCAGAGAATGGCCACTCTGCAGGACTTACTCATCCACTCTGACTGTGTGTCCCTGCACTGCAGCCTCAACGAGCACAACCACCATCTCATTAATGATTTCACCATCAAACAG ATGCGTCAAGGAGCCTTCCTGGTGAACACATCTAGAGGAGGTCTGGTGGATGAGAAAGCACTGGCTCAGGCCCTAAAGGAAGGTCGGATACGAGGCGCCGCCCTGGACGTCCATGAGACAGAACCCTTCAG TTTTTCAACAGGCCCTCTGAAGGACGCACCCAACCTGATCTGTACCCCGCACACATCTTGGTACAGTGAGCAGGCCTCTGTCGAGGCTCGTGAAGAAGCAGCCAGAGAAGTGCGCCGGGCCATCACTG GGCGTATCCCCGACAGTCTGAAGAACTGTGTTAATAAGGAGTATCTAATGGCAGCCTCTCAGTGGCCTGGTATGGAGGCAGCTACTGTTCACCCAGAACTTAATGGAGCCACCTACAG ATTTCCTCCAGGGCTGATCAACGTTGCAGCAGCAGGTGGCCTCCCAGGAGCTGCCGCAGGTGTTGAAAGCTTGGTTCCAGGAACCCTGGCACACGGCATCGCCCCTGTGTCCCACCCCCCTCACGCCCCATCCCCAGGGCAGCCTACTAAGGCCGAAGCCGACAGAGACATCCCTTCCGACCAATag